Part of the Labrenzia sp. PHM005 genome is shown below.
AAGCGGGATCATATGCGGCGGGTTCCACCAGTGGGTACCAACCGCCCGGCTCTTGTCCGTCAGGTCCGACATGATGGTGGTGATCGGGATGACGGAGGTGTTGGAGCACAAGATCGCGCTGAGCGGGGCATGTTGTTCAACATCCTTGAACAATGCCTTCTTCAGCTCCGGCTTTTCAGGCGCTGCTTCAAAGACAAAATCGGCCTCTGCGACACAGGCACTGACTTCGCCTTCGGCCTGAATGCGCTCCAGCGTTGCCTTGAGTTCCCCGTTGCCAACGCCCATTGCGTCCAGGCTGGCCGCCACCCGGCTTTGAAGTGTTTCCAGGCTCTCGGCGAAGGGGTCATAGACCTTCACCTTATGGCCGGCGCGGGCAAAGGTCAGGGCAATACCATGCCCCATCAGCCCGGCGCCAAGAACGGATATGTTGAGTGCCGCTGCCATCATCTAACCCGCCGTGTAACCGCCATCGGCATAAAGAATATGACCGGTGTAGAAATCAGACGCTTTGGAGCTGAGGAACAACAGCGGACCGATCAGGTCTTCCGGTTCGCCCAATCGCCCTTTCGGCACGCGGGCCAGGAAACCGTCACGGAATCCTTTCGCCTTGTCGTCGTCTTCAAACATCCAGGCGGTCAGCGGAGAACGGAAGACAGTCGGCGCGATGGCGTTGACCGTTATGTTGTCTTCGCCCAGCTCGCAGCCAAGGGCCTTGGTGATGCCGTCAACCGCAGCTTTTGAAGCGCAATAAGCCGTATAGCCGGCCGGGTGCCCTAATAGACCGCGGGCCGAGGAGACAAGAACAATCTTGCCGCCGGTTTCCTGGGTTTTCATCTGAACGGTTGCAGCGCGTGCCAGAAGCCAAGACTGGGTGACATTGGCGTCCATCACGCCTTCGAAATCGCCTGGTGTCAGCGCATCGATCTTAGCCACTTTGTTCATGCCGGAGGCGACGACCAGTATATCCAGCGCTCCGAACTTTTCCGTAGCCACATCCACTAGCCGAGTGCAGGCCGCTTCATCGCTCGGGCGGATTGCAACTTTAGCAACTTCCGCGCCCAATTTCTGACAATCAGCAGCAACGTCTGCCAATGCTGTTTCATTCCCGGCGGCCAGTACCAGTTTGCAGCCTGCTCCTGCCAGGGCTTTTGCCGCGACTGCGCCGAAGGCACCGGATGCACCCGTAATCAATGCCACTTTTCCGGCAACATCAAACATGCCTAAAGGATTTTTCCAGCTGTCTGCCATTAGTTTGCCTCCGGCGGATAGGGAATGACGACCAGCATCGTGCAAGTATGATTGGACCGATTTTCCAGGGTTCTCACTTCCCCCGGTGCGATGGTGCAGCTGTCGTATTTTTTCAAAACGGCTTCCGTACCACCTGTCTCAACGGTCATTTCGCCTTCAAGAACGACATAGACCTTTTCAAAGGGTGTTGAATCGGGTCCAGCACCGCCACTTGGAAGAAATTGACTTAGGCCCACCCATTGGTTTTCAGGGCCGCCCTCTTCAAATCCTTGCAGACGCAACCCGACAACATCGCGGTGGTTGGGCGCCTCATAGGGCGCAGCGTCTTCAAAACGCTTTATATGCATCTGCTCCTCCCAGAGACCGTGCCGAATGCCCGGCCGCTATAAACGGCCGGTACAATTTTCAATTAGAAGGATTCGCCCGCTTCAATGCGGTACTGCTGGCCCTTGTCGATCATTGCCACCAGGCGGATGATGCAGCCGTCGCCGCGATCCCAATTCCAGGGGAAGAACGCAAAAGTACAGCGTTTGCCGGTGACCGCATCCAGGTCGCCGCCAACATTCTCAATACCGAGAATGCCGTTACTGAAGAGCTTCTGATGGACCGGCTCCCACTCCGGGAAATCGTCTTTCCAGTCCCGGCCGCCGGACCATTCCTTATATTCTTCTTCCAGGTGCGGCAGGATGGGGCCATTGCGTTGCGGACCGATTGCGGTTGCCAGCGGGTGGTCGTTGGCCTGGGTGTCGTGGCCAACCACCTTGATGCCCTTTTCGACCATCCAGTCGGCGGCCGACGGAACAAGACCCGGGCAGTAGGCAAAATAGTCGCCATCTTCATATTGCTTGTGCCAGCCGGTGTTGATGATCAGCACATCATTCTTGCGGATGGCGTGACCGCATGCTTTTTCCAGATCGTCACCGGTGATCGGCTCCCATTTTTCTTTCGGGATTGAGACGACGAGACCTGAGCCAAAGAAGTGCGGCAGAGGCACTTCATCAATGAACGGTGTGCCCTGCACCACGTGCGCCGGAGCATCAATGTGGGTGGTCACATGCATGGTGGTGGTGATCGTCTGAGACAGCACACCGGACTTGGCCATGTAGTGCTTCCGGTCGATCTGCACATCTTTGAAATACGGCCAGTTCGGGCACTGGAAGCCGTAGCGGTGAGAGAGGTTATAGAACTCTACACCCATGTCATTGTTCAGGTTTTCCTGAAAATCGATCCCGCGAATCGTAACCGTCATCGTTTCCTCCCGGCGGTCAGAGCTAATCTGTATTGCTAAACGGTACAGATGTATCATATTGTGGTCAAGCGAATTTCTCGACAGGTCGGGAAAACTTGCCTATATGCAGGAAAGATCGTCTGTATCGCGGCAAGATCGATATGGGTGGACAGGGATGGTTAGAGGGCGGAAAACCATGAATATCGAGAGAAAACCACAATCGAATCAGGGTGTTCAGGTCATCTCCCGCGCAGCTGAGATTTTGCGCATCCTAAAGCTAGACAATTCCGGACTGAGCCTTGGGCAAATAGCCGAGCGCGTACATCTGCCCCGCTCTACGGTACAGAGAATTGTCAACGCGCTTCTTGCAGAACGTCTTGTCATGGCTTCTTCGGCAGAAGGTGGTTTGCGCCTTGGTTCTGAAATCCAGTCACTCGCTGCAGCCGGACGTATCAATATGGCCGAGCTGGTCAGGCCAGTGCTCACAGAACTGTCAAAAGCAACTCAGGAAACCGTCGACCTAGCCGTTTTCCGGGATGATCATATGGTTTTCGTCGATCAGGTGATTGGATCGCACCGCCTTAGAACCGTCTCTGCGGTCGGCGAGGTTTTTCCAATGACCACAACCGCCAACGGCAAGGCGGTTCTGGCCCTTATGGATGATGATCAGCTGGTCACAGTCGCGGCCCCGGAGCTTAAAGCTGCCGGCGAGGATGCCCGCCCCCTCTCCGCCTTTTTGAAGGAAATCGAGGATGTCCGGGAAACCGGCATCGCCTGGGATTTTATGGAACACACAGATGGGATCTCCGCGGCCGGTTTTGCGTTTTCTGATCCAATGGGCCTTATCTATGCGGTCTCGGTTCCGGTTCCGTCTCATCGGTTTGACGCCATGAAGGACAAATTGGCGGAGCTGCTCTTACAAACGCGTGAGGAAATAAAGCGGTTGATCTGAAGCATCCGGGACGCCCCTTTCACTCCGGCTTCGAAACAAACGTGACTAAGTTTGATACCAGTAGAGTTTGTTTTGAAAACAATGCTCCTGACTTAACAAAACTCGGCACCAGGCTCCCATCGCTGAGGTTGTCACAAGACTGCCACACAACTTTGCCCTTCTTTGTTTTTAAAAGAAGGTTCTCGTCATGTTTGATCCCATTCAAGTTCTCTGGTCCCCCGCCGGCGCGGTTATGCCCAATCTCGGCTCCCGCGCACTAACCGATGTCAGTGATGGCGACACGCCCAACATCCGCATGCCCATCCGGATGCTGTCAATCGACACCCCAGAAGTAACGGCCCGATCGGAAAACGGCGCGGCCAAGGTCGATGCCAAGTTTCTTGAACTTGCCGGCTGGATCGAAGACGGCAAAGCTCCGGTTTCAAGTAAGTTTGCTACCTACATTCTTCCGCGGTTGAAGACGGGTACTGCAGGTACGCTGCAGTTTGAACAAGGGTCGGCGGCCAGCGCCTGGTTCAAAAATCGGATCAACGAACGCCTGACCCGGCCAACCGGCAGCAAGCGCAAGCTTTTCATGGCAACCGCTGACAAGGCCTTCGACAACTATAACCGCCTGCTGGCCTATGTCTCGCCCTCCTATACACGCAAAGAACGGGACACCATGAGCCGCCGCGAGCGCGCAACCTTCAATCTCGATCTTGTCGGCAGCGGCTGGGCGGCGCCCTTCATCCTGTTTCCCAATATTCCTGGCGAATTGGACCTGCCGCTTTATCTGGATCTTGCAACAAAGGCAGAAAATGAAAATCGCGGGCAATATAGCACGGAAAATTTCCTGCCGGCCTATGAATACCGGATGTGCGAAAAACTCTATTCGATCACCAAAAAGATCGTCGACGGGGACAGCGTAACCGGCAAAGACCGCTACAAATGGCGCTCCCGCTATGCAGCCGACATGCGCGACCGCAAGCTTTATGGTCCAGAAAGCTACATGGACGTGCCGTTGCAATACCGCATCTGGATCTGGCCGGACGATGTTCAAAAAGCCATCGGCGCTTTGAATCTGATCCCCGAGCCTAATCTTGTAGACTGATCACTAAACGGCGTTTAGCCGGCTTTTGCCTGCTGGGGAGTCCCCATTATCACTGGAATGATCTGTTCCGGTGTGCCCACCATTGCAATCTGGCCAGACTTCATGATCGCCACCCGGTCCGCGATTTTCATGTGGCTGGGGCGCTGAGTACTCATGATCACCGTCGCCTTGCCATGAAGGTTCCGGATCATCTCCATGAACCGTTTGTCACCCTCAAAGTCGAGATAGGTTCCTGGATTGTCAAACAGGTAAAGCGGCGCCTTTTTGAT
Proteins encoded:
- a CDS encoding SDR family NAD(P)-dependent oxidoreductase; amino-acid sequence: MADSWKNPLGMFDVAGKVALITGASGAFGAVAAKALAGAGCKLVLAAGNETALADVAADCQKLGAEVAKVAIRPSDEAACTRLVDVATEKFGALDILVVASGMNKVAKIDALTPGDFEGVMDANVTQSWLLARAATVQMKTQETGGKIVLVSSARGLLGHPAGYTAYCASKAAVDGITKALGCELGEDNITVNAIAPTVFRSPLTAWMFEDDDKAKGFRDGFLARVPKGRLGEPEDLIGPLLFLSSKASDFYTGHILYADGGYTAG
- a CDS encoding cupin domain-containing protein translates to MHIKRFEDAAPYEAPNHRDVVGLRLQGFEEGGPENQWVGLSQFLPSGGAGPDSTPFEKVYVVLEGEMTVETGGTEAVLKKYDSCTIAPGEVRTLENRSNHTCTMLVVIPYPPEAN
- a CDS encoding cyclase family protein, with the protein product MTVTIRGIDFQENLNNDMGVEFYNLSHRYGFQCPNWPYFKDVQIDRKHYMAKSGVLSQTITTTMHVTTHIDAPAHVVQGTPFIDEVPLPHFFGSGLVVSIPKEKWEPITGDDLEKACGHAIRKNDVLIINTGWHKQYEDGDYFAYCPGLVPSAADWMVEKGIKVVGHDTQANDHPLATAIGPQRNGPILPHLEEEYKEWSGGRDWKDDFPEWEPVHQKLFSNGILGIENVGGDLDAVTGKRCTFAFFPWNWDRGDGCIIRLVAMIDKGQQYRIEAGESF
- a CDS encoding IclR family transcriptional regulator gives rise to the protein MNIERKPQSNQGVQVISRAAEILRILKLDNSGLSLGQIAERVHLPRSTVQRIVNALLAERLVMASSAEGGLRLGSEIQSLAAAGRINMAELVRPVLTELSKATQETVDLAVFRDDHMVFVDQVIGSHRLRTVSAVGEVFPMTTTANGKAVLALMDDDQLVTVAAPELKAAGEDARPLSAFLKEIEDVRETGIAWDFMEHTDGISAAGFAFSDPMGLIYAVSVPVPSHRFDAMKDKLAELLLQTREEIKRLI
- a CDS encoding nuclease, coding for MFDPIQVLWSPAGAVMPNLGSRALTDVSDGDTPNIRMPIRMLSIDTPEVTARSENGAAKVDAKFLELAGWIEDGKAPVSSKFATYILPRLKTGTAGTLQFEQGSAASAWFKNRINERLTRPTGSKRKLFMATADKAFDNYNRLLAYVSPSYTRKERDTMSRRERATFNLDLVGSGWAAPFILFPNIPGELDLPLYLDLATKAENENRGQYSTENFLPAYEYRMCEKLYSITKKIVDGDSVTGKDRYKWRSRYAADMRDRKLYGPESYMDVPLQYRIWIWPDDVQKAIGALNLIPEPNLVD